The nucleotide window GTTATGCAAAACCAAAGAATCGCATAAGAAACCAGGCGGCGCTTTCTGGCAAGCAGTAACGCAGCGGCGATCAGGCCGGCCATGAACAAAATGGAATATATCGTGGTTGCGGGATTTAGAAGCGATTGGGAATGCGGGATGTCATAATCCAAAGTCAGCCTGCCGGGATACGGAAAAGCAAGCAGGCTAAGGTAGTAAACCAGGACCCGCGGCTCGGTCAGCAAACGCTCCTTGAGGGTGAAGTCAAAATTTTTGTAGTCGTACAAAATGCTGTCCAGGGGATGAGACCCCAAAAACAAGTAGGCCCCTATGACGGACGCGGCCAGAAACCCGCCCAGAATCAGCGCGAATTTGCCGGCCCAATCCTTGCGCAAATCCTGGAAGAAAAACCATTCAAAAACCAGCGCTGCAAAAGGCAGGGCCAGGGCGATTTCCTTGCCGGCCAGGGCGAGCATCCATAAGACGACGGACAGGACCCAATACTTCCGCCCCTTGCCCCGCGCGGACAAACGCGCCTTAATGTACATGGCCATGGACCACAAGCAAAACATGGACGCCATAACGGCGGAGCGCTGCACAATATAGGTCACTGCGCCGGTGTGCACGGGGTGGACCAGCCACAACAAGGCCGCTAAAAACGGAGCCCATTGGGAGGAGGCGTTCTTTTGACCTATTCCCGGGACGGCAAGCAGGCATAGCAGCAGGTAGTACATGCCCAGGCCGGCCAGAAAATGGAGGACGATGTTCACCATGTGATAGGCCGCCTCGTTGCCTCCCGAAAAATAATGATTCAGAGCGAAGCTCAGGTTGGCCAGGGGGCGGGTGGAGTCAAAGGCCGCGTTTTTCAGGCTGTCCAGGGACAAGTCGGAGACTGCGATGTTTGCGTTCCTTTGGATGAACGGCACGTCGTCGAACACAAAAGGGCTGGACAGCGTGTTGGAATACACCCACAAAGCGGCCATGGCCAAGACGGCGCCCGCGAGGATTATAAGCAGTTTGTTGGTTTGAGGAGCGGGACGTTCGAGTCCGGCGTTGTTGTTTTCGGCTGTGCTGTGTTCCATGGCAATCCTTGGCTGAAGCCCGGGAGTTTAAAAAGGATTCTTGCGAATGAGGGCCAGAAAAATGGATAAAAACATCTTAAACACATAATACACCGGGGTCATCCCCTTGTGCATGGACCGGCCGTCCGGGTTGGGGTGCATGATAACAGGCGCTTCCAGAACCCGCAACCCTGCACGATGCAGCATGATGATTACATCGGCGTCCGGGAAGTCAGCCGGATAGTGGGGGCTGGCGTAAAACCGCTCCATGGCGGCCCGGTTCAAGGCTTGAAAGCCGGAGGTGGGGTCGGTGATCTTTTTTCGGATCAGCAGGGAAACCAAAACGCGAAACACCATCACCCCGGAGTAGCGCAAAAAGGGCATGGAATATCCCCCTTCCCCCAAAAACCGCGACCCCAGAACCACGTCCGCCCCCCCTTCCTGTAAGGGTTTCAACAAAACAGGCAGGCTTTGGGGATCGTGCTGGCCGTCTCCGTCGATTTGTACGGCGTAATCATAGCCATTGGCCAGGGCGAACTTAAACCCGGTTTGCAGAGCCGCCCCGTACCCCAGGTTGAACGGCAGGCGAATCACCCGGGCTCCGGCCCGCCGCGCCGACAACGCGGTTCCGTCCTTGCTGCCGTCGTCCACCACCAAAGGTTGGGCGAAAGGCGCATGGGTTTGAATGCCCCGGATCACTTCAGCGATATTCTTTTGCTCGTTAAAGGCCGGGATGATGGCAATCACCCTGGGAAATGCGGTTTTTTCGTCATGCCTGGACATTTTGCAGGACTTTTCCTTGAGATATTCCTAAAACTGGCTATTATGGCAATACTTTGATAATCAAGGGCTTAGAGAAAAAAGCTGGAGAGCAAGGCCTGAAGGCGTATTCATATAACGCCCCGGGGCTTTGGTCAAATCATTTAGGGGGGGGGGATATGACGCCGAGGCAAAAAATCTTTGCGCTCATGGTTTGCGTGGCTTTGTTTGGCATCATCGTCAGTCTGGTGCATAAACGCAAACTCAAGGAGGAATACGCCTGGTTGTGGCTCGTCACCAGCGCAGCGCTGTTTGTGCTGGTGCTCTGGTACGACCTGCTGGTGGGCCTGACTAACCTCATCGGGGCGGTTTTGCCCACGACCACGTTGTTTTTGTTCGGCCTGCTGTTTTTCATGCTCATCACCTTGCACTTTTCCATCAAAATTTCACGACTTTCCACCATGGTGACGGAACTGGCCCAGGAAACGGCCATCCTTCGGGAGGAAAACAGGGCGTTAAAAAGCGCCCCGCCCGAACCTGAAAAGGAAGATGAAAAATAACCATGCTCATCGGGATCAACGCCATATTCCTGGCGCCGGGAAAAGGCGGCGGCATGGAGCGCTATCTGGTCAACATGGTCCGGGCCATGGCGCAGACGGCGAAGGGGG belongs to Desulfatibacillum aliphaticivorans DSM 15576 and includes:
- a CDS encoding tetratricopeptide repeat protein, whose protein sequence is MEHSTAENNNAGLERPAPQTNKLLIILAGAVLAMAALWVYSNTLSSPFVFDDVPFIQRNANIAVSDLSLDSLKNAAFDSTRPLANLSFALNHYFSGGNEAAYHMVNIVLHFLAGLGMYYLLLCLLAVPGIGQKNASSQWAPFLAALLWLVHPVHTGAVTYIVQRSAVMASMFCLWSMAMYIKARLSARGKGRKYWVLSVVLWMLALAGKEIALALPFAALVFEWFFFQDLRKDWAGKFALILGGFLAASVIGAYLFLGSHPLDSILYDYKNFDFTLKERLLTEPRVLVYYLSLLAFPYPGRLTLDYDIPHSQSLLNPATTIYSILFMAGLIAAALLLARKRRLVSYAILWFCITLFLESSFIPLDLAFEHRLYLPSVFPIFAVAALLLSKENLRKPAIASLLCIAVIFGVWTHQRNTVWQSDVALWRDTVAKVPENARAHNNLGLALAHAGRDDDAFKEFQKAVELKPDFAQANYNIGISLGHQEEHEKAIPYFEKAVEKEPENVLYLNDLALAYMGAGRLEDAITRLYQALRIEPEYAPTHNNLGVALGGQAMVTQALEHFRKAVEIYPDYADAHRNLGILLGNLDNHPKAIAEFEKVIKLLPRDPQANFLLGRSYAAVGKYEKAVLHFRETLQAVPDYIPALYNIGLIYMGQEKYVEAAKFFEKILKIKPENMQASKQLKKCIDEARANVQAQKEPLSPE
- a CDS encoding glycosyltransferase family 2 protein, encoding MSRHDEKTAFPRVIAIIPAFNEQKNIAEVIRGIQTHAPFAQPLVVDDGSKDGTALSARRAGARVIRLPFNLGYGAALQTGFKFALANGYDYAVQIDGDGQHDPQSLPVLLKPLQEGGADVVLGSRFLGEGGYSMPFLRYSGVMVFRVLVSLLIRKKITDPTSGFQALNRAAMERFYASPHYPADFPDADVIIMLHRAGLRVLEAPVIMHPNPDGRSMHKGMTPVYYVFKMFLSIFLALIRKNPF
- a CDS encoding DUF2304 domain-containing protein, producing MTPRQKIFALMVCVALFGIIVSLVHKRKLKEEYAWLWLVTSAALFVLVLWYDLLVGLTNLIGAVLPTTTLFLFGLLFFMLITLHFSIKISRLSTMVTELAQETAILREENRALKSAPPEPEKEDEK